One window from the genome of Mustela lutreola isolate mMusLut2 chromosome 11, mMusLut2.pri, whole genome shotgun sequence encodes:
- the MBD1 gene encoding methyl-CpG-binding domain protein 1 isoform X36 → MAEDWLECPALGPGWKRREVFRKSGATCGRSDTYYQSPTGDRIRSKVELTRYLGPACDLSLFDFKQGILCYPAPKPQSLPVPSKKRKKPSRPAKTRKRQVGPQKGEVRKEAPGDETKADADTAPALLPAPGCCENCGISFSGDGTRRQRLKTLCKDCRAQRIAFNREQRMFKRVGCGECAACQVTEDCGACSTCLLQLPHDVASGLFCKCERRRCLRIVERSRGCGVCRGCQTREDCGRCRVCLRPPRPGLRRQWRCVQRRCLRGKRSRRRGGCDSKMAARRRPPRTQPLPPVTPSQPPASPELQPRALAPSPPAEFIYYCVDEDELPYTNRRQNRKCGTCAACLRRMDCGRCDFCCDKPKFGGSNQKRQKCRWRQCLQFAMKRLLPSVWAGSEDGAGPPPPYSRRKRPGSTRRPRLGQILKTLTTPTVRSGRAQTPMKQETGSGFVLPPPGTDLVFLREGASSPVQVPGPATASTEALLQVKQEKVDAQEDWTPGTAILTSPVLLSGCPSKAVDAGLPPVKQEPLDPEEDKEEESKEDSASDLAPEEEAGGAGTPVITEIFSLGGTRLRDTAVWLPRSKDLKKPGARKQ, encoded by the exons ATGGCTGAGGACTGGCTGGAGTGCCCAGCCTTGGGCCCTGGCTGGAAACGTCGTGAGGTCTTTCGAAAGTCAGGTGCCACCTGTGGACGCTCAGACACCTATTACCAGAG CCCCACAGGAGACAGGATCCGAAGCAAAGTTGAGCTGACCCGATACCTGGGCCCTGCGTGTGACCTCTCCCTCTTCGACTTCAAACAAGGCATTCTGTGTTATCCAGCCCCCAAG CCCCAGTCCTTACCTGTCCCTAGCAAAAAGCGGAAGAAGCCTTCACGGCCAGCCAAGACTCGGAAACGTCAGGTTGGACCCCAGAAGGGTGAGGTCAGGAAGGAGGCCCCAGGGGATGAGACCAAGGCTGATGCTGACACAGCCCCAGCTTTACTGCCTGCTCCTGG GTGCTGTGAGAACTGTGGAATCAGCTTCTCAGGGGATGGTACCCGAAGACAGCGGCTCAAGACATTATGCAAGGACTGCAGAG cACAGAGGATTGCTTTCAACCGGGAGCAAAGGATGTTTAAG CGTGTGGGCTGCGGGGAGTGCGCAGCCTGCCAGGTAACCGAGGACTGCGGGGCCTGCTCCACATGCCTTCTGCAGTTGCCCCATGATGTGGCCTCGGGGCTGTTCTGCAAGTGTGAGCGGAGACGGTGCCTCCGGATTGTGGAAAGG AGCCGAGGGTGTGGAGTGTGCAGGGGCTGTCAGACCCGAGAGGACTGTGGCCGTTGTCGAGTTTGCCTTCGCCCTCCCCGCCCTGGTCTCAGGCGCCAATGGAGGTGTGTCCAGCGGCGCTGCTTACGG GGTAAACGTAGCCGCCGCAGAGGAGGCTGTGACTCCAAGATGGCTGCCCGGCGGCGCCCCCCACGAACCCAGCCACTGCCTCCAGTTACCCCGTCACAGCCTCCAGCGTCCCCAGAGCTG CAACCCAGAGCCCTGGCCCCCTCGCCACCTGCCGAATTCATCTATTACTGTGTAGACGAGGACGAGCTA CCTTACACGAACCGTCGGCAGAACCGTAAGTGTGGGACCTGTGCAGCTTGCTTGCGCCGGATGGACTGTGGTCGTTGCGACTTCTGCTGTGACAAGCCGAAATTTGGGGGCAGCAATCAGAAGCGCCAGAAGTGTCGTTGGCGCCAGTGCCTGCAGTTTGCCATG AAGCGGCTGCTGCCTAGTGTCTGGGCAGGATCTGAGGATGGAGCAGGGCCGCCCCCACCGTACTCTCGTCGAAAGAGACCTGGCTCTACTCGACGGCCACGTCTGGGCCAGATACTGAAGACCTTGACCACACCCACAGTCAGATCAGGCCGTGCCCAAACTCCAATGAAACAGGAAACGGGCAGTGGCTTTGTGCTACCCCCACCTGGCACTGACCTTGTGTTCTTACGGGAAGGTGCAAGCAGTCCTGTGCAGGTGCCTGGCCCTGCTACAGCTTCCACAGAAGCCCTGTTGCAG GTGAAGCAAGAGAAGGTGGATGCCCAGGAAGACTGGACACCGGGCACAGCCATCCTGACTTCTCCTGTATTGCTGTCTGGCTGCCCCAGCAAG GCCGTAGATGCAGGCCTGCCACCTGTGAAGCAAGAGCCATTGGACCCTGAGGAGgacaaggaggaagagagcaaGGAAGACTCCGCCTCCGACTTGGccccagaggaggaggcaggaggggctggcACACCCGTG ATCACGGAGATTTTCAGCCTGGGTGGAACCCGCCTCCGGGACACAGCGGTCTGGTTGCCAAG GTCCAAGGACCTTAAAAAACCTGGAGCTAGAAAGCAGTAG
- the MBD1 gene encoding methyl-CpG-binding domain protein 1 isoform X15 — translation MAEDWLECPALGPGWKRREVFRKSGATCGRSDTYYQSPTGDRIRSKVELTRYLGPACDLSLFDFKQGILCYPAPKPQSLPVPSKKRKKPSRPAKTRKRQVGPQKGEVRKEAPGDETKADADTAPALLPAPGCCENCGISFSGDGTRRQRLKTLCKDCRAQRIAFNREQRMFKRVGCGECAACQVTEDCGACSTCLLQLPHDVASGLFCKCERRRCLRIVERSRGCGVCRGCQTREDCGRCRVCLRPPRPGLRRQWRCVQRRCLRGKRSRRRGGCDSKMAARRRPPRTQPLPPVTPSQPPASPELQPRALAPSPPAEFIYYCVDEDELPYTNRRQNRKCGTCAACLRRMDCGRCDFCCDKPKFGGSNQKRQKCRWRQCLQFAMKRLLPSVWAGSEDGAGPPPPYSRRKRPGSTRRPRLGQILKTLTTPTVRSGRAQTPMKQETGSGFVLPPPGTDLVFLREGASSPVQVPGPATASTEALLQEAQCPGLSWVVALPQVKQEKVDAQEDWTPGTAILTSPVLLSGCPSKAVDAGLPPVKQEPLDPEEDKEEESKEDSASDLAPEEEAGGAGTPVITEIFSLGGTRLRDTAVWLPSLQGRQSGREDGCKVWETEDTLACTSKSWNRRGWPRTPVSVSPSPTAIMWVSCRRSWCPSSQS, via the exons ATGGCTGAGGACTGGCTGGAGTGCCCAGCCTTGGGCCCTGGCTGGAAACGTCGTGAGGTCTTTCGAAAGTCAGGTGCCACCTGTGGACGCTCAGACACCTATTACCAGAG CCCCACAGGAGACAGGATCCGAAGCAAAGTTGAGCTGACCCGATACCTGGGCCCTGCGTGTGACCTCTCCCTCTTCGACTTCAAACAAGGCATTCTGTGTTATCCAGCCCCCAAG CCCCAGTCCTTACCTGTCCCTAGCAAAAAGCGGAAGAAGCCTTCACGGCCAGCCAAGACTCGGAAACGTCAGGTTGGACCCCAGAAGGGTGAGGTCAGGAAGGAGGCCCCAGGGGATGAGACCAAGGCTGATGCTGACACAGCCCCAGCTTTACTGCCTGCTCCTGG GTGCTGTGAGAACTGTGGAATCAGCTTCTCAGGGGATGGTACCCGAAGACAGCGGCTCAAGACATTATGCAAGGACTGCAGAG cACAGAGGATTGCTTTCAACCGGGAGCAAAGGATGTTTAAG CGTGTGGGCTGCGGGGAGTGCGCAGCCTGCCAGGTAACCGAGGACTGCGGGGCCTGCTCCACATGCCTTCTGCAGTTGCCCCATGATGTGGCCTCGGGGCTGTTCTGCAAGTGTGAGCGGAGACGGTGCCTCCGGATTGTGGAAAGG AGCCGAGGGTGTGGAGTGTGCAGGGGCTGTCAGACCCGAGAGGACTGTGGCCGTTGTCGAGTTTGCCTTCGCCCTCCCCGCCCTGGTCTCAGGCGCCAATGGAGGTGTGTCCAGCGGCGCTGCTTACGG GGTAAACGTAGCCGCCGCAGAGGAGGCTGTGACTCCAAGATGGCTGCCCGGCGGCGCCCCCCACGAACCCAGCCACTGCCTCCAGTTACCCCGTCACAGCCTCCAGCGTCCCCAGAGCTG CAACCCAGAGCCCTGGCCCCCTCGCCACCTGCCGAATTCATCTATTACTGTGTAGACGAGGACGAGCTA CCTTACACGAACCGTCGGCAGAACCGTAAGTGTGGGACCTGTGCAGCTTGCTTGCGCCGGATGGACTGTGGTCGTTGCGACTTCTGCTGTGACAAGCCGAAATTTGGGGGCAGCAATCAGAAGCGCCAGAAGTGTCGTTGGCGCCAGTGCCTGCAGTTTGCCATG AAGCGGCTGCTGCCTAGTGTCTGGGCAGGATCTGAGGATGGAGCAGGGCCGCCCCCACCGTACTCTCGTCGAAAGAGACCTGGCTCTACTCGACGGCCACGTCTGGGCCAGATACTGAAGACCTTGACCACACCCACAGTCAGATCAGGCCGTGCCCAAACTCCAATGAAACAGGAAACGGGCAGTGGCTTTGTGCTACCCCCACCTGGCACTGACCTTGTGTTCTTACGGGAAGGTGCAAGCAGTCCTGTGCAGGTGCCTGGCCCTGCTACAGCTTCCACAGAAGCCCTGTTGCAG GAGGCCCAGTGCCCAGGCCTGAGTTGGGTTGTGGCCTTACCCCAGGTGAAGCAAGAGAAGGTGGATGCCCAGGAAGACTGGACACCGGGCACAGCCATCCTGACTTCTCCTGTATTGCTGTCTGGCTGCCCCAGCAAG GCCGTAGATGCAGGCCTGCCACCTGTGAAGCAAGAGCCATTGGACCCTGAGGAGgacaaggaggaagagagcaaGGAAGACTCCGCCTCCGACTTGGccccagaggaggaggcaggaggggctggcACACCCGTG ATCACGGAGATTTTCAGCCTGGGTGGAACCCGCCTCCGGGACACAGCGGTCTGGTTGCCAAG TCTGCAGGGCAGGCAATCGGGAAGGGAAGATGGATGTAAAGTGTGGGAGACGGAGGACACTTTGGCGTGCACGAGCAAGAGCTGGAACCGGCGAGGATGGCCTAGAACCCCTGTCAGTGTCTCACCATCTCCAACTGCGATAATGTGGGTGTCCTGCAGAAGAAGCTGGTGCCCTTCATCACAGAGTTAA
- the MBD1 gene encoding methyl-CpG-binding domain protein 1 isoform X10, translating into MAEDWLECPALGPGWKRREVFRKSGATCGRSDTYYQSPTGDRIRSKVELTRYLGPACDLSLFDFKQGILCYPAPKPQSLPVPSKKRKKPSRPAKTRKRQVGPQKGEVRKEAPGDETKADADTAPALLPAPGCCENCGISFSGDGTRRQRLKTLCKDCRAQRIAFNREQRMFKRVGCGECAACQVTEDCGACSTCLLQLPHDVASGLFCKCERRRCLRIVERSRGCGVCRGCQTREDCGRCRVCLRPPRPGLRRQWRCVQRRCLRHLAHRLRRHHQRCQRRPPLAVAPPAGKRSRRRGGCDSKMAARRRPPRTQPLPPVTPSQPPASPELQPRALAPSPPAEFIYYCVDEDELQPYTNRRQNRKCGTCAACLRRMDCGRCDFCCDKPKFGGSNQKRQKCRWRQCLQFAMKRLLPSVWAGSEDGAGPPPPYSRRKRPGSTRRPRLGQILKTLTTPTVRSGRAQTPMKQETGSGFVLPPPGTDLVFLREGASSPVQVPGPATASTEALLQEAQCPGLSWVVALPQVKQEKVDAQEDWTPGTAILTSPVLLSGCPSKAVDAGLPPVKQEPLDPEEDKEEESKEDSASDLAPEEEAGGAGTPVITEIFSLGGTRLRDTAVWLPSLQGRQSGREDGCKVWETEDTLACTSKSWNRRGWPRTPVSVSPSPTAIMWVSCRRSWCPSSQS; encoded by the exons ATGGCTGAGGACTGGCTGGAGTGCCCAGCCTTGGGCCCTGGCTGGAAACGTCGTGAGGTCTTTCGAAAGTCAGGTGCCACCTGTGGACGCTCAGACACCTATTACCAGAG CCCCACAGGAGACAGGATCCGAAGCAAAGTTGAGCTGACCCGATACCTGGGCCCTGCGTGTGACCTCTCCCTCTTCGACTTCAAACAAGGCATTCTGTGTTATCCAGCCCCCAAG CCCCAGTCCTTACCTGTCCCTAGCAAAAAGCGGAAGAAGCCTTCACGGCCAGCCAAGACTCGGAAACGTCAGGTTGGACCCCAGAAGGGTGAGGTCAGGAAGGAGGCCCCAGGGGATGAGACCAAGGCTGATGCTGACACAGCCCCAGCTTTACTGCCTGCTCCTGG GTGCTGTGAGAACTGTGGAATCAGCTTCTCAGGGGATGGTACCCGAAGACAGCGGCTCAAGACATTATGCAAGGACTGCAGAG cACAGAGGATTGCTTTCAACCGGGAGCAAAGGATGTTTAAG CGTGTGGGCTGCGGGGAGTGCGCAGCCTGCCAGGTAACCGAGGACTGCGGGGCCTGCTCCACATGCCTTCTGCAGTTGCCCCATGATGTGGCCTCGGGGCTGTTCTGCAAGTGTGAGCGGAGACGGTGCCTCCGGATTGTGGAAAGG AGCCGAGGGTGTGGAGTGTGCAGGGGCTGTCAGACCCGAGAGGACTGTGGCCGTTGTCGAGTTTGCCTTCGCCCTCCCCGCCCTGGTCTCAGGCGCCAATGGAGGTGTGTCCAGCGGCGCTGCTTACGG CACCTTGCCCACCGTCTCCGTCGCCACCATCAGCGATGTCAACGACGCCCTCCCCTAgctgtggctccccctgct GGTAAACGTAGCCGCCGCAGAGGAGGCTGTGACTCCAAGATGGCTGCCCGGCGGCGCCCCCCACGAACCCAGCCACTGCCTCCAGTTACCCCGTCACAGCCTCCAGCGTCCCCAGAGCTG CAACCCAGAGCCCTGGCCCCCTCGCCACCTGCCGAATTCATCTATTACTGTGTAGACGAGGACGAGCTA CAGCCTTACACGAACCGTCGGCAGAACCGTAAGTGTGGGACCTGTGCAGCTTGCTTGCGCCGGATGGACTGTGGTCGTTGCGACTTCTGCTGTGACAAGCCGAAATTTGGGGGCAGCAATCAGAAGCGCCAGAAGTGTCGTTGGCGCCAGTGCCTGCAGTTTGCCATG AAGCGGCTGCTGCCTAGTGTCTGGGCAGGATCTGAGGATGGAGCAGGGCCGCCCCCACCGTACTCTCGTCGAAAGAGACCTGGCTCTACTCGACGGCCACGTCTGGGCCAGATACTGAAGACCTTGACCACACCCACAGTCAGATCAGGCCGTGCCCAAACTCCAATGAAACAGGAAACGGGCAGTGGCTTTGTGCTACCCCCACCTGGCACTGACCTTGTGTTCTTACGGGAAGGTGCAAGCAGTCCTGTGCAGGTGCCTGGCCCTGCTACAGCTTCCACAGAAGCCCTGTTGCAG GAGGCCCAGTGCCCAGGCCTGAGTTGGGTTGTGGCCTTACCCCAGGTGAAGCAAGAGAAGGTGGATGCCCAGGAAGACTGGACACCGGGCACAGCCATCCTGACTTCTCCTGTATTGCTGTCTGGCTGCCCCAGCAAG GCCGTAGATGCAGGCCTGCCACCTGTGAAGCAAGAGCCATTGGACCCTGAGGAGgacaaggaggaagagagcaaGGAAGACTCCGCCTCCGACTTGGccccagaggaggaggcaggaggggctggcACACCCGTG ATCACGGAGATTTTCAGCCTGGGTGGAACCCGCCTCCGGGACACAGCGGTCTGGTTGCCAAG TCTGCAGGGCAGGCAATCGGGAAGGGAAGATGGATGTAAAGTGTGGGAGACGGAGGACACTTTGGCGTGCACGAGCAAGAGCTGGAACCGGCGAGGATGGCCTAGAACCCCTGTCAGTGTCTCACCATCTCCAACTGCGATAATGTGGGTGTCCTGCAGAAGAAGCTGGTGCCCTTCATCACAGAGTTAA
- the MBD1 gene encoding methyl-CpG-binding domain protein 1 isoform X23, with translation MAEDWLECPALGPGWKRREVFRKSGATCGRSDTYYQSPTGDRIRSKVELTRYLGPACDLSLFDFKQGILCYPAPKPQSLPVPSKKRKKPSRPAKTRKRQVGPQKGEVRKEAPGDETKADADTAPALLPAPGCCENCGISFSGDGTRRQRLKTLCKDCRAQRIAFNREQRMFKRVGCGECAACQVTEDCGACSTCLLQLPHDVASGLFCKCERRRCLRIVERSRGCGVCRGCQTREDCGRCRVCLRPPRPGLRRQWRCVQRRCLRHLAHRLRRHHQRCQRRPPLAVAPPAGKRSRRRGGCDSKMAARRRPPRTQPLPPVTPSQPPASPELQPRALAPSPPAEFIYYCVDEDELPYTNRRQNRKCGTCAACLRRMDCGRCDFCCDKPKFGGSNQKRQKCRWRQCLQFAMKRLLPSVWAGSEDGAGPPPPYSRRKRPGSTRRPRLGQILKTLTTPTVRSGRAQTPMKQETGSGFVLPPPGTDLVFLREGASSPVQVPGPATASTEALLQEAQCPGLSWVVALPQVKQEKVDAQEDWTPGTAILTSPVLLSGCPSKAVDAGLPPVKQEPLDPEEDKEEESKEDSASDLAPEEEAGGAGTPVITEIFSLGGTRLRDTAVWLPRSKDLKKPGARKQ, from the exons ATGGCTGAGGACTGGCTGGAGTGCCCAGCCTTGGGCCCTGGCTGGAAACGTCGTGAGGTCTTTCGAAAGTCAGGTGCCACCTGTGGACGCTCAGACACCTATTACCAGAG CCCCACAGGAGACAGGATCCGAAGCAAAGTTGAGCTGACCCGATACCTGGGCCCTGCGTGTGACCTCTCCCTCTTCGACTTCAAACAAGGCATTCTGTGTTATCCAGCCCCCAAG CCCCAGTCCTTACCTGTCCCTAGCAAAAAGCGGAAGAAGCCTTCACGGCCAGCCAAGACTCGGAAACGTCAGGTTGGACCCCAGAAGGGTGAGGTCAGGAAGGAGGCCCCAGGGGATGAGACCAAGGCTGATGCTGACACAGCCCCAGCTTTACTGCCTGCTCCTGG GTGCTGTGAGAACTGTGGAATCAGCTTCTCAGGGGATGGTACCCGAAGACAGCGGCTCAAGACATTATGCAAGGACTGCAGAG cACAGAGGATTGCTTTCAACCGGGAGCAAAGGATGTTTAAG CGTGTGGGCTGCGGGGAGTGCGCAGCCTGCCAGGTAACCGAGGACTGCGGGGCCTGCTCCACATGCCTTCTGCAGTTGCCCCATGATGTGGCCTCGGGGCTGTTCTGCAAGTGTGAGCGGAGACGGTGCCTCCGGATTGTGGAAAGG AGCCGAGGGTGTGGAGTGTGCAGGGGCTGTCAGACCCGAGAGGACTGTGGCCGTTGTCGAGTTTGCCTTCGCCCTCCCCGCCCTGGTCTCAGGCGCCAATGGAGGTGTGTCCAGCGGCGCTGCTTACGG CACCTTGCCCACCGTCTCCGTCGCCACCATCAGCGATGTCAACGACGCCCTCCCCTAgctgtggctccccctgct GGTAAACGTAGCCGCCGCAGAGGAGGCTGTGACTCCAAGATGGCTGCCCGGCGGCGCCCCCCACGAACCCAGCCACTGCCTCCAGTTACCCCGTCACAGCCTCCAGCGTCCCCAGAGCTG CAACCCAGAGCCCTGGCCCCCTCGCCACCTGCCGAATTCATCTATTACTGTGTAGACGAGGACGAGCTA CCTTACACGAACCGTCGGCAGAACCGTAAGTGTGGGACCTGTGCAGCTTGCTTGCGCCGGATGGACTGTGGTCGTTGCGACTTCTGCTGTGACAAGCCGAAATTTGGGGGCAGCAATCAGAAGCGCCAGAAGTGTCGTTGGCGCCAGTGCCTGCAGTTTGCCATG AAGCGGCTGCTGCCTAGTGTCTGGGCAGGATCTGAGGATGGAGCAGGGCCGCCCCCACCGTACTCTCGTCGAAAGAGACCTGGCTCTACTCGACGGCCACGTCTGGGCCAGATACTGAAGACCTTGACCACACCCACAGTCAGATCAGGCCGTGCCCAAACTCCAATGAAACAGGAAACGGGCAGTGGCTTTGTGCTACCCCCACCTGGCACTGACCTTGTGTTCTTACGGGAAGGTGCAAGCAGTCCTGTGCAGGTGCCTGGCCCTGCTACAGCTTCCACAGAAGCCCTGTTGCAG GAGGCCCAGTGCCCAGGCCTGAGTTGGGTTGTGGCCTTACCCCAGGTGAAGCAAGAGAAGGTGGATGCCCAGGAAGACTGGACACCGGGCACAGCCATCCTGACTTCTCCTGTATTGCTGTCTGGCTGCCCCAGCAAG GCCGTAGATGCAGGCCTGCCACCTGTGAAGCAAGAGCCATTGGACCCTGAGGAGgacaaggaggaagagagcaaGGAAGACTCCGCCTCCGACTTGGccccagaggaggaggcaggaggggctggcACACCCGTG ATCACGGAGATTTTCAGCCTGGGTGGAACCCGCCTCCGGGACACAGCGGTCTGGTTGCCAAG GTCCAAGGACCTTAAAAAACCTGGAGCTAGAAAGCAGTAG
- the MBD1 gene encoding methyl-CpG-binding domain protein 1 isoform X33 — protein sequence MAEDWLECPALGPGWKRREVFRKSGATCGRSDTYYQSPTGDRIRSKVELTRYLGPACDLSLFDFKQGILCYPAPKPQSLPVPSKKRKKPSRPAKTRKRQVGPQKGEVRKEAPGDETKADADTAPALLPAPGCCENCGISFSGDGTRRQRLKTLCKDCRAQRIAFNREQRMFKRVGCGECAACQVTEDCGACSTCLLQLPHDVASGLFCKCERRRCLRIVERSRGCGVCRGCQTREDCGRCRVCLRPPRPGLRRQWRCVQRRCLRGKRSRRRGGCDSKMAARRRPPRTQPLPPVTPSQPPASPELQPRALAPSPPAEFIYYCVDEDELPYTNRRQNRKCGTCAACLRRMDCGRCDFCCDKPKFGGSNQKRQKCRWRQCLQFAMKRLLPSVWAGSEDGAGPPPPYSRRKRPGSTRRPRLGQILKTLTTPTVRSGRAQTPMKQETGSGFVLPPPGTDLVFLREGASSPVQVPGPATASTEALLQEAQCPGLSWVVALPQVKQEKVDAQEDWTPGTAILTSPVLLSGCPSKAVDAGLPPVKQEPLDPEEDKEEESKEDSASDLAPEEEAGGAGTPVITEIFSLGGTRLRDTAVWLPRSKDLKKPGARKQ from the exons ATGGCTGAGGACTGGCTGGAGTGCCCAGCCTTGGGCCCTGGCTGGAAACGTCGTGAGGTCTTTCGAAAGTCAGGTGCCACCTGTGGACGCTCAGACACCTATTACCAGAG CCCCACAGGAGACAGGATCCGAAGCAAAGTTGAGCTGACCCGATACCTGGGCCCTGCGTGTGACCTCTCCCTCTTCGACTTCAAACAAGGCATTCTGTGTTATCCAGCCCCCAAG CCCCAGTCCTTACCTGTCCCTAGCAAAAAGCGGAAGAAGCCTTCACGGCCAGCCAAGACTCGGAAACGTCAGGTTGGACCCCAGAAGGGTGAGGTCAGGAAGGAGGCCCCAGGGGATGAGACCAAGGCTGATGCTGACACAGCCCCAGCTTTACTGCCTGCTCCTGG GTGCTGTGAGAACTGTGGAATCAGCTTCTCAGGGGATGGTACCCGAAGACAGCGGCTCAAGACATTATGCAAGGACTGCAGAG cACAGAGGATTGCTTTCAACCGGGAGCAAAGGATGTTTAAG CGTGTGGGCTGCGGGGAGTGCGCAGCCTGCCAGGTAACCGAGGACTGCGGGGCCTGCTCCACATGCCTTCTGCAGTTGCCCCATGATGTGGCCTCGGGGCTGTTCTGCAAGTGTGAGCGGAGACGGTGCCTCCGGATTGTGGAAAGG AGCCGAGGGTGTGGAGTGTGCAGGGGCTGTCAGACCCGAGAGGACTGTGGCCGTTGTCGAGTTTGCCTTCGCCCTCCCCGCCCTGGTCTCAGGCGCCAATGGAGGTGTGTCCAGCGGCGCTGCTTACGG GGTAAACGTAGCCGCCGCAGAGGAGGCTGTGACTCCAAGATGGCTGCCCGGCGGCGCCCCCCACGAACCCAGCCACTGCCTCCAGTTACCCCGTCACAGCCTCCAGCGTCCCCAGAGCTG CAACCCAGAGCCCTGGCCCCCTCGCCACCTGCCGAATTCATCTATTACTGTGTAGACGAGGACGAGCTA CCTTACACGAACCGTCGGCAGAACCGTAAGTGTGGGACCTGTGCAGCTTGCTTGCGCCGGATGGACTGTGGTCGTTGCGACTTCTGCTGTGACAAGCCGAAATTTGGGGGCAGCAATCAGAAGCGCCAGAAGTGTCGTTGGCGCCAGTGCCTGCAGTTTGCCATG AAGCGGCTGCTGCCTAGTGTCTGGGCAGGATCTGAGGATGGAGCAGGGCCGCCCCCACCGTACTCTCGTCGAAAGAGACCTGGCTCTACTCGACGGCCACGTCTGGGCCAGATACTGAAGACCTTGACCACACCCACAGTCAGATCAGGCCGTGCCCAAACTCCAATGAAACAGGAAACGGGCAGTGGCTTTGTGCTACCCCCACCTGGCACTGACCTTGTGTTCTTACGGGAAGGTGCAAGCAGTCCTGTGCAGGTGCCTGGCCCTGCTACAGCTTCCACAGAAGCCCTGTTGCAG GAGGCCCAGTGCCCAGGCCTGAGTTGGGTTGTGGCCTTACCCCAGGTGAAGCAAGAGAAGGTGGATGCCCAGGAAGACTGGACACCGGGCACAGCCATCCTGACTTCTCCTGTATTGCTGTCTGGCTGCCCCAGCAAG GCCGTAGATGCAGGCCTGCCACCTGTGAAGCAAGAGCCATTGGACCCTGAGGAGgacaaggaggaagagagcaaGGAAGACTCCGCCTCCGACTTGGccccagaggaggaggcaggaggggctggcACACCCGTG ATCACGGAGATTTTCAGCCTGGGTGGAACCCGCCTCCGGGACACAGCGGTCTGGTTGCCAAG GTCCAAGGACCTTAAAAAACCTGGAGCTAGAAAGCAGTAG